The sequence GCTTTAAAAATCATTCCAGTTTACAAGGCCGTGTGTTGGCCAATGAAGACCCCAATATATTTTAAGTTACCACCTCACAATATTATGTTCCTTTATGTTTTAATTCACTGGAGATTTCAGATTTCTTTCAAACGGGAAAAGACTTTAAATGTGGAGACAGAATATGGAAGTGCATAAGGCCCTAAAGGTTTTCAACATTTACAGCTTCAGACCTCATTACATAGATTAAAAGATTCTGGTTAATGTGAATAGAATGGTTTCACATGAATCTTTCTCCAGTGTTTCAACATAAAGTGTCACAGATATTTCTACTGCTGAAATGGCTCTTGTTTCAGGATTACCTCCCAGGCGGGACCCATCTCCATCCCAACTGGCAAACTTGACAGTGGAGTTGGTGACAGTGGGAGGAAAGGGTATGCTGAACATCAGCTGGGCAGTCAACATGGATGGTAGGAGACAAACATGTGGTTCACTTTTGTAGTGTTTTATCAGAAAACAGTAATAGCTGTGATATATATGATGTTCATCCAATAACATTAGAGACAGCCCAAGTCTGGTTTTGGGGACACTGGATGAGGAAATAAGTCTGTGGGAAAGAGGAAGTGGTGAAGTAGAAGAACGCGTAACCGTAGGTCAacagcagggccgggtctaggcaggggcaagagggggcctggccccctcaaataaatgttgtgccccctcaaactaaatagggttagggttaggcacaatgccccctcaagatttgtggctgccccctcatacatgcctgtctagacccggccctggtcaACAGCAGGAATTCCTAAGAGAACTTATAGAATGAGCAGTGAGAGGAAGAAGATATTACATTATTGAACCCTGTCATGTTCTCTCACTCTGCAGCTAGTGTTCAGTATCTGATTGCAACGCGGATCGTAGCAGATGAACCGTACCACTGTAAATACAACCGACCTTTGGCCAACGAAAATGAGACTGGGCCCCCGCAGGTGTCTGGATTGAATCTTATCTTGTattaataatatacatttttatgaattgagaatatatatatatatatatatatttatatatttttattttaacttttcatcttttcatcttttcaaatCTAGAAATGGTTTCATTACTTAAAAAGAGCAAGCCACGGCTACAACAATATCCAAGCTGCTAATTTGCCTTTGCCTCGAGCGAAAGACCTCTCTTACAAGTCCGTAACAATGTGGATACCTCGTTCAACAGAGCGTAAGTAAAATTGTTATTCCCAACTTTACTGATGCTCAGCAACTTCCTCAACTGCaacattattatataaaataagatCTTAACACTTTCTCTCTAAATCCATGTGTTTTTTAGCAAGTGTTACACAAGCATCTTCTCAAGTTTCTTCAAGTGAGTAATCAcattttgtttcttgtttgtgtgtgtgcgtgcaatgTATCATACTTTACTAAAATATTTGCTAAAATATTACCGTAGCATCTGACGCTCGAGTTGGGATCACTACTCCATGTAAGTATCTACAGGTACATCACACACTGTCCCTGTCAATAAATATCAGTATCACAGTAAAATAaggtatgtttttatgtttatgtgtttttttgtgcagCCTTGGGAATAGATCGTGTCGCTGTCACCATTTTCGGAGGACTGGCCGGTCTGATGATCCTGGCTTCGTGCTACATAATCTGTAAATGTCccaattttaaaatgtatattaagtGGTAGGAGGACCTAAgcaccaaaaaatgaaaatcttcTTCTGTGTATGTAAAATGTGGTTTAATTCAGGACTACATTCATATAAATGTGTGGAACAATGTCATATTAATCAGAAATTCTCCCATTTATCATTGTTACATTTAGTATTTATGTCTTTTGACCTCAGTCGCTGGCTACTAAACCAAAACATTAGAAAATTGCCAAATGTTTCCCCAACCCATTTACAGCGATCTCTCACTTCAAATATTCAACTGGCTAAATATCTTTATCATCTTGCAAATCTCCTAGACACTAACACAAAACAGTTTGTTAAAATTTTGGGCTCCTAACAACCTTTCCTTAAAAAATTTTGGAATCTCTTCCAGTTTATACAAAATATTTGAGACCGCTGCTAGGTGCTGAAACTGTCTTCTTATGCCACAGATAAATACTGTGGAACCAGCAGGGCCACACCATTTGGTTTCAAAAGTTTGCCTCAAAGTCCCACTGTTCCCGTCCCTGTCCTCGTGGTTTACCCTGCTGAGAATGCAGCCTTCCAGCAGGCTGTGGTGGCCCTGGCAGAGTTCCTGCAGTTGCATGGTGGCTGTAACGTGGCTATCGACATGTGGCAGCAGGGGAAGGTTGCCGGGCTGGGGCCGATGCGCTGGCTGGCGGAACAAGCCAAAGCTGCCGACCGAGTGCTCATCATCTGCCCTCAGGTATAGCTTGTATGTTGTAGGTCATTTATATATATCGATTATTTCTTGTTGTCTGACTAGCAGTGACTTTTGGGATCAGTTTTTACTGCATCATGGTTTATAAGATGGCACCTTGACTCACATCTTTTCAGCAATGATCAAAATAAGAACTTTATTGTGTAATATTTGGTCACATTTATAGACTTAATCCATGCTCCATCATTTTCTGCTTTACTCTCAGCACTCTTCACAGCCCAGCCACTCTCCTCCTGACGGCAGTTTCACACAACCCTCCatcccagcagcagctcatGACCTTTACCCCCTGATCCTCAACATGGTGGCTGGGCACGCAAAGAGCCCCAGTGACCGGTCTAAGTTTTGGGTGGTGCAGCTGGGCAAGCAAGAGGACAAAAGTTTGTGTCGGGACGTGGAAGTGGAGCTGAGGGCGTGCAGGTCCTTCTGTTTGATGAAGGATTTGAACAAACTTTGCAGGAGTCTTCATACTCAGAGGCAGGGCAACAAGAAGATGTCCTATCTGAGCTCCAAGGCACAGGTCTCCTACAGTGAAAAGGGCTCAGTGAAGTTACAAGAAGCTGTACAAAAGATTTTTCCGAGGGGTGGAACTCCTGAGAAATGTGATCACGTCTGTTTGAACATCTAATGAGAATGAGGAGAGACTATGTTATGAGCCAAGAGGGATCTCCATTACTGctattgttttgtaaaatgcaAACCACTTGACACCTGGATTTTGATGCATGTTTCTGTCAGGATGTGATATGTGGTTTGCAGTAATTCATAGTGTAGTCTGTTTATTCATCTATTTTGTAATAACACAAATGTTTTTCTATTAGTGTAGAAACTGTCTTCAAACATGTTCCGTATTTATCATCatgtaaaaactgtaaacaGCTTCAAGACTGAAAGTTTTCCAAATATTCTTTAAATCATAAACAATACCATAATCGTCCATGCATAGTTCAGAACTGTGACAGCCTGTCACCTTACATGCTAACTCACTGAATACAAatgttataatttaatttatttggtTTTTAAGTCATTATACTGTTTGATTTTTGGATACCTTGACAAACACACTTTGAGACGGAATGGAAGTATTACAAATAGAacacaatattacatttttataaataaggATAGTAACCTTGTCCACATTCACCCAAACCTATTGTTAACCAGTTAACGGAACAGTTGTATTAACTTTGTTtgccttctctccctctgtttgacCAGTTTGATGATGAATTCAATAAAATAATCACATCTGAAATGATTCTGTGAGCTCATCTACATTATGATGAAAGAAACATCCAGTTTCTGAAATACTGAATCGGTTAGATTTGTCCTTTAAATGTACTCAGTAATGTCATTGAGCTGTCCTCGTCCAACATTGCACTGAACCTGTGTCAACGCACATTTAgacaaatatgacatttaatAGTAGCAGCTTCGATTGTGCAACAATATGACACACAATTCATGGTGTGCACAACTATATTTAACTTGTGTTCGTCATTAATAATGAATCAGAGAAAAGGAGCTGTGGACGCAGAGGAAAACAACCCCTCGACCAATAGAGATCACTGTTTTGTACCATGTGACCAAACACGGAAGTGGCGGAGCGAGCAGCGTTTCTCTCAGGCGGTAGCTTCGTCCCTGTCGTCGACTCTGAGGAGTTTTACAGGCGCCAGAGACAAAGACTCGGAGCCTTGAGACGAGTGAAGTAAAAGGTGAAGATGACTCAGgcggagaaggagcaggacaacgggaaggagaaagagaaggagcgagagaaggagaaagagaaggagcagcAGCGCGGGGTGAAAAGACCCATCGCTCCTCCGGTCATCTCGGAGCCCCCGCAGGAGGTGACTCCACTGTTTACACTCATGTctcatattcatgtttgtaaCATACAGAGCAGTATATCAGTTTACATGGCTATAATTCTCTTTATAGCTTTCACATGCACAGGCTTCACTTCCTCTACAGCGAAGTGTTCGTAACTGAGACTCattgtttactttacagttACTTCAGTTGATTATTTTCCCTActgttttataatattattgtttattgttctttgttttttattttatgccgGGCTAAATGTCAAACATTTCACCAAAACCAATCTCAAGCTGCAATAGGCCCAACTTTGATTTGTTCAGATGCTTTGATACCTCATGCTCAGCACTGGTTTTTGTCAGCCATTGGTTCATATGATCAAtgagaaaattattattatgaattataATTTAGATAAACTTTGTTTGTACAGCACCGGTCAAAACAGAGTTACAAGGTGCTTTACATGTTTAAATTGAAGTGAAACATTAGTATCGCAAAAATGTCCCCAAATCTAAGAACTGTTTCTCACAAGAAACTATTTAACAAGAAACAATGGAAAAGCACTTTGCAGATCACACAGCGCTATCTTATTGTTTTCAAAAAcagattaatttaaaaaagaaaaactgcctTGATCAGCTCTTTTAATGTCCAAAGCTTTGATAAAATAATATCCCTCAAGGTTTGAGAGCAGTGTCGAGTTTTATGGACAGGAAATTAGTATTGCACAGTTAACTGAAGTTGAACCATTGTCACGTTATGGTATGGTTAGgctaattttttttaaatgttcctcTTTTACAGCAAATACAAAGCAACTTTATAGTTGTCATCCACCCTGGTTCAAGGACACTCCGTATTGGCCGAGCAACAGACAATCTTCCAGTGATGGTCCCACATGTGATTGCACGCAGGCACAAGCAAAGTGGACAGCCCCGATATGAAGACGCCTGGCTGCTGCGAGATGGTCTTAATGTACGTCACTCCTGACCAGATTCAACAACGATGAATTCTTTCAGTCTGTGCCTTACTCCACTGTTCAAATAAacttcatgtgtgtgtcatttttcattttttcaccaGAAACCAGAAAGTAAAGAGCAGAGGCAGAACGGACTTAAAATGGTCGAACAGGCCATCTGGTCAAAGAAGATGTCAAATGGAGTGCGGAGGACTCCGGTGTCTGCTGAACAGGTGTGTGCATTATGAAGGAGACAAACGGGAAGAGAACGGTTTCTTGCAAATATATTTACACCAGCAAAGTGTTTCCAGTCCATCTTATGGGAGAGAGAACGGAGGAGACCAATTACAGAAATGTAAATCTCTATTGCTGCTGGGAATAGTTGGGGGTTGGTTCGCTGGTTTTAAGGAAATATATTAGTGTAGtgttcgggttagggttagagtaaGAGTTATCTGCTTTCATgtagagaggcggtggactagtggcagaaacttggactatggacagaaaaggtctctggttcgactccacggggaaaaaacaaaaagacgaacctggattgatctgtccaaaaatccaagtggattctccctaccctgtctagtgcccctgaacaaggcaccttactcccccaacatctgctccctgtgcgccatacatggctgctcactgctctgtgtgttctgcaccagatgggttaaaagcaaaggttacatttccctaacTGCacgagtgtgcctgtgcatgtctgtgcatgtgtttgggacaaataaaaaataaatgtatcttaatcttaatctgcaGAAATTTACCGATCAATCTATTTCTAAtacaattttgtgtgtgtgtgtgtgtttgtgtgcaggccAAAGCGTATAATTGTCAGATCCGTCCGGCGGTACTCGAGAGCAGCTCCAGAGTGAAGTGGACCAACACAGCCCACCATCCTCCTCATCTGGTGGGAGAGGAGGTCGGTGCTTGTCTCTAAATGAGTTTATTATTCTTTACGTTAAACTGGAACAAGAGTCTTGGTTTCAGGTTTTTTCATCctgctttttctctctttccctctcccacCTTTTCTATCCTGGCTTCATGCAGGCTCTCAATGTGAATCCATCCGATTGTTACAACATCCACTGGCCTGTAGTCAGAGGTCAGCTCAATGTGCACCCGGGTCCTGGAGGCTCACTGACTGCCGTCCTGTCTGACCTCGAGACGATCTGGAGTCATGTCATTCAGAAGAGTCTGGAGATCCCCCTCAAAGATTTAAAGGTAGGGGAAACGTCTTCACCTCCTTGTATCTCTCTTTCCTGCACGGGCCGAGTTGAAAGCTTTGCAACACATTGAAAGATGAATAGAACAGTAGAATAAATTATGACAGCAGACATATAGATATAGGAAGGcttattataatttaaatatgtAACAAGATCAGTGTAATCATGTTAAAGTTCCCTCATTTTTACTCTATATCTTATAATCTCAAAATCAATGCTGAGCTTTTTTATTGGTTGTTAGTATTACAGATGCATCCTATTGGTCCCTGACATCTACAACAGGCAGCACATCAAGGAAGTTGtcaacatgctgctgctcaATATGGGCTTCTCaggtattacacacacacacacacaaaacatgtatGGTACatacacttattgtaagtcactttggataaaagcgtgtAATGTAATACACATTGCATTCAATgcctttttttatgtgtgtgtttgcttgtggaTAGCAATCATTGTGCACCAGGAGTCGGTCTGTGCTACATTCGGCAGTGGGTTAAGCAGTGCTTGTGTCGTGGATGTAGGAGACCAGAAGACCAGTGTCTGTTGTGTAGAGGACGGAGTGTCTCACCGGAACTCCAGGTCGGACTGAGAGctgcttttttatatatttttagacTATTTAttattcttctccttctccatgaaATCTCACATTTTTCcaggttttcatttgaaagaaGGGGGATCCCTTTAATTAATGTAACCAGGAACAGTGACATACATTCATTGAATAATGATTTGTGTTGGTGTTGCTTTCGATGTGACTTTTTGCATCTTCTTGCATCTCTCTGTTGAACTCCACAGGTTGGGTTTAGCGTACGGTGGCTCGGACGTGACCCGTACTTTCTTCTGGCTCCTGCAGAGGGCGGGGTTTCCCTACAGGGACTGTCAGCTGGGCAGCAGACTGGACACTCAGCTACTGCAACAGCTAAAAGAGACGTTCTGCCATCTAAACCAAGTGTGTGATTTTGACTGGGAAGCGGGATGTATTTATCTTTGTTTAGTCTCCGGAGACAATTTTGCAgttgtcttctgctttttttAACAGGACATTTCAGGACTACAAGATCATGAATTCCAGACACGTTTCCCAGAAGCCCCAGCTCTACTCTACCAGGTTCGACTAGGAGATGAGAAATTACAGGTATAGACATTCATGAAAAAACAAAGCTGTTGTGAGAAAAGTGCTGCAATGCTGTGTACATTATCTTGTGTACTGGAATTGCGCTTTatatatggctgtgtgtgtgtgtatgtgttaggcACCCATGGGACTTTTCTACCCAACCACATTTGGCATCGTAGGTCAAAAGATGTCATCACTCCAGTACCGTTCCCCAGGCGACTCGGAGGACCCTCATGATGAACACTACCTGCTGGCCACACAGAGCAAACAGGACCAGGTGGCTCACACATTTCACACTTTGAATTCAAACCGATTTCTTTAGATACATGCTCCCGGTTTCGCCGCCTTCCTTTCTTACTCCTGCATTGTTTTTTCCAACAGTCCTCCAAATCGGCTGCAGACCGGAAGGCTATCTCCAGACCTGGTGGAGCTTTGGATGGTGAGATGAGCAATCAAGGAGGGATCGGAGAGCTCTCTGACTTGCCCAGGGGCTGCGGGAGTGGCGGCAGTGGAGTAGGGATGCAAGGGGAGATGGAGCTTGGGCCTACCCAGGGGGAGTGCCTGATGGGGGCGGGTGACGTAGATGAGCCCCTGTCTGCTCACCTCTCCAGGAAGACTGCGATCATGAACCAGTTTGAGAGCAAAGCACTGGGCCTGGATAAAGCCATCCTGCATAGCATTGACTGCTGTGGTAAGCGTGGATGAATGGTGAAGTGGTAGACTAATACTATAAAAAGATATAATCATCTCTCACTTGTTGTGAGGATTGGTGTCCCTCAGAGCCGTGGACATCCTGTTCTAAGTCAACTTGTCGGTTTTTTACAGCTTCAGACGAAACCAAGCGAAAGATGTACAGCTCCATCCTGGTAGTGGGAGGTGGGCTCATGTTTCTCGGAGCTCAGGAATTTCTGCTGCACCGCATCATCAACAAGATGCCGCCCTCGTTCAGAAGGCTGGTAGACAATGTGGAAGTTATCACTCGACCAAAGGTAACCTGGAATTCATTGTACAGTCTAAGATATAGATCCGCAATCCTGGCAGAGCAGCATGGTGCTCAGTATTAATACAACCATATATAATAGCAGATGTGAATTAACGAGTGCTACACACAATACTGTACATCCTGGAGAGAGAAGTAGAATAATGCCGTACACTGTTCTAATGTCATGCTTTGTAGGACATGGACCCTCGTCTGATATCGTGGAAGGGGGGATCAGTGCTGGCGTGTTTGGACACCACCCAGGAGATGTGGATCCACCAGAGGGAGTGGCAGCGCTTCGGTGTGCGAATGCTCCGAGAAAGAGCTGCCTTCGTCTGGTGAAACAGAACCAAACTCAGAAGATACTTAAGGACACAATGGGACACATCAAGACTTTTGTCACAAAATGTTACAATTCTCAATCAGATGATAAAACTCATGATCAGACCACGGGTGTTTTGCCAGAAGCTTAAGTTAGAATCAATATAACAGCCCTGTGAATAATGGGGAAGTGTCATTTTTCTGATCCCACCAGAACAATTATTTTTAGTTGTGGTTGTCACGTTTGCAGCTTCTTGCTCTGAAAGCCCAGAGGTTGCGGTTATCTTGAATGTTTGAACCGCCCTTAATATGAGTGTGCTCACTTTTTACACTTCTGTAAATATAACTGTGATTCTACCATGTTTATGGAAACCTAGAGCTGTGTTAATAAACCTGTCATACTTGGTTACACAGTAGTTGTCAAACAACTCTACCTTTCTTTGAATTATACACATATTGAATTTAAACAGGGCGGCACAGTGGTGCAAGTTCAAATTCCAGCCTGGCCGCTGTCTTTCTTTATGGTTTTTGCATGttgtccctgtgtctgtgtgggttttctgcaGGTACTCTAGTTTCCTCACTTAGTCCAATCACATGCAGATTTGGGTTGGGTTAATAGGAAACTCTAAACTGTGTGAATTTGAGTataaatggttgtttgtctctttggtACTCAGGTTGACCTGTCGGGGGTGTATCCTGCCTGTCAGCGGGGATGGGCTCCAGCTTGAAGGTTGCAGGGGGAGTGATATAGATAATGGCATTTAAACACATCGTTGTCGCTGATATAACCCAAACCTCTCTTCAAAAACCCTCACAACAACTCAGTGCTTTAACATGCAACATGCATTATGTGACTGTTGCAGTTgagttaaaaaaatgacaaatacatttagttCCTCTGCAATTATCCACTTTATTTTTCAGTCACTGAATTACCCAGTTAGATttaatattgtataaaattCTCATATTACTAACACTCAAATATATAGTCAAAGGTTTGCCATGTCATGTCAGTGTTGTCCAGCTCTACGTTGAAGCTAGCTCATTATCAAGTTTGTCAATAATGGAATAAGACCAACTCAGTAGTAGCCGCTTATAACtacaaattgttttatttaaacagagggttacaaaacacagacaatcTAACTTAACGACTCCCAGGAGGGATTACCATAGCTGAGATTTCAGTGATACTCATTTCTGGTAGACTACAGGGGAAGGGTAGATGCAGGTAAAgatgggaggagggaggtgactAGCTGCTGTATCAGCCATTCTGGACCCTACAAGTAGAAATTCCCAGAAAGGTGTCATGAAACTGCCTGTGGCAGTAGCAGCCAATGAAGAGGGGGGTCAGCACCGTAACGTCGCCATCTTCCTTTAGGTTGTCAGCCAACGAACAGGCCAAGCCCCACGCCTACACTGGATGTGTAGGCATTTACCTAGAGAGAGgcaatgatatatatatacatcatgTCTAAGTATATGTTTCTCAATTAAGAAATAACTAATGTGTAAACATTTTTAACAAGCTTTTCAGCTTATTACTAGACTAAACCTGTAATCTCATTCAAGccctttcagacatgaaatctagaaaatgtccagaaaattggatgtctggagcaactgactcagacatttgcgttctcacgtTCAGCACCCCTGGAAAAGTTCAGGAAACAGGCTGAAATTCAATGTATGTTTAAATGAAGCTTTACTGAATCAGGCTCCAGCCATAGAAGTTAGGAGCTCTGTATCCAAGGAGGACCTTTTATTTAAGAAAAACTTTTGCTcaccttcctcatcctcctccacccaTTGGTGGAGCACTGGGACCTGTACCATGGTTTATTCTTCCCATCTTCCTTCTGCCTCCAGGGGGACCAGGGGG comes from Pleuronectes platessa chromosome 6, fPlePla1.1, whole genome shotgun sequence and encodes:
- the LOC128442259 gene encoding LOW QUALITY PROTEIN: uncharacterized protein LOC128442259 (The sequence of the model RefSeq protein was modified relative to this genomic sequence to represent the inferred CDS: inserted 2 bases in 1 codon), producing the protein MMWRLALILFSCAHVHVMSHEIRVDCQVFERLPPRRDPSPSQLANLTVELVTVGGKGMLNISWAVNMDASVQYLIATRIVADEPYHCKYNRPLANENETGPPQKWFHYLKRASHGYNNIQAANLPLPRAKDLSYKSVTMWIPRSTEPSVTQASSQVSSTSDARVGITTPSLGIDRVAVTIFGGLAGLMILASCYIIYKYCGTSRATPFGFKSLPQSPTVPVPVLVVYPAENAAFQQAVVALAEFLQLHGGCNVAIDMWQQGKVAGLGPMRWLAEQAKAADRVLIICPQHSSQPSHSPPDGSFTQPSIPAAAHDLYPLILNMVAGHAKSPSDRSKFWVVQLGKQEDKSLCRDVEVELRACRSFCLMKDLNKLCRSLHTQRQGNKKMSYLSSKAQVSYSEKGSVKLQEAVQKIXFRGVELLRNVITSV
- the actr8 gene encoding actin-related protein 8: MTQAEKEQDNGKEKEKEREKEKEKEQQRGVKRPIAPPVISEPPQEQIQSNFIVVIHPGSRTLRIGRATDNLPVMVPHVIARRHKQSGQPRYEDAWLLRDGLNKPESKEQRQNGLKMVEQAIWSKKMSNGVRRTPVSAEQAKAYNCQIRPAVLESSSRVKWTNTAHHPPHLVGEEALNVNPSDCYNIHWPVVRGQLNVHPGPGGSLTAVLSDLETIWSHVIQKSLEIPLKDLKYYRCILLVPDIYNRQHIKEVVNMLLLNMGFSAIIVHQESVCATFGSGLSSACVVDVGDQKTSVCCVEDGVSHRNSRLGLAYGGSDVTRTFFWLLQRAGFPYRDCQLGSRLDTQLLQQLKETFCHLNQDISGLQDHEFQTRFPEAPALLYQVRLGDEKLQAPMGLFYPTTFGIVGQKMSSLQYRSPGDSEDPHDEHYLLATQSKQDQSSKSAADRKAISRPGGALDGEMSNQGGIGELSDLPRGCGSGGSGVGMQGEMELGPTQGECLMGAGDVDEPLSAHLSRKTAIMNQFESKALGLDKAILHSIDCCASDETKRKMYSSILVVGGGLMFLGAQEFLLHRIINKMPPSFRRLVDNVEVITRPKDMDPRLISWKGGSVLACLDTTQEMWIHQREWQRFGVRMLRERAAFVW